A genomic segment from Desulfomonile tiedjei encodes:
- a CDS encoding transposase — STGPLEATNNKIKTLQRQAYGFRDREFFVLKIYALHLTKYALVG, encoded by the coding sequence TATCCACAGGCCCATTGGAGGCAACCAACAACAAAATCAAAACACTGCAAAGACAAGCTTATGGATTCCGTGACCGTGAATTCTTCGTCCTCAAAATCTATGCACTACATCTGACAAAGTACGCACTTGTCGGATGA